A single genomic interval of Streptococcus suis harbors:
- a CDS encoding NtaA/DmoA family FMN-dependent monooxygenase (This protein belongs to a clade of FMN-dependent monooxygenases, within a broader family of flavin-dependent oxidoreductases, the luciferase-like monooxygenase (LMM) family, some of whose members use coenzyme F420 rather than FMN.), whose translation MADKKQMVLGLAMFGATGSNLKSWTDPEAKLTEYPNISVDIKAAQLAEKGKFQFMFFGDFPGIKASDNGDMQTMGLDPLLIASIISSHTNRIGFGVTRATSWSNPYELARQFKTLDAVSKGRAAWNAVTGANGVSAQAYGVNLNFDRYGKAYEFIETVQHLWSTWGEDALQLNHSTKEFADYDQVKTVNIKGNYVQTTGTLPIPPSKQGQPVIIHSGGSENSIAFAGKYADVFVGELYTIEQGQAMRQALRDAAVANGRNPDDIKFIAGVMPLMGATKKEAIERHGTFIDGKTLLQRIAYIGYILGVEFTPADIEQPISSAILDAVQITPFSDPRTENVIRVAREGWTLREVVYHSVIDYHPTAVGTPKDIADYLTDWFEAGAADGFWVMPDSFGVDLPRFVDEVVPILQERGLFHKDYEGETLRDHLGLDYQYGVRK comes from the coding sequence ATGGCAGACAAAAAACAAATGGTACTCGGCTTAGCTATGTTTGGTGCAACTGGTTCGAACTTAAAATCCTGGACGGACCCAGAAGCGAAATTGACGGAGTACCCAAACATTTCAGTGGATATCAAGGCAGCTCAGCTGGCAGAAAAAGGCAAATTCCAATTCATGTTCTTCGGAGATTTTCCGGGAATAAAAGCTAGTGATAATGGCGACATGCAGACTATGGGCTTGGATCCCCTCTTGATCGCTAGTATTATCAGTAGTCACACAAACCGAATTGGATTTGGAGTGACCCGAGCGACCTCCTGGTCCAATCCCTACGAGTTGGCTAGACAGTTCAAAACCTTGGATGCAGTCAGCAAGGGGCGTGCTGCTTGGAACGCAGTCACAGGAGCTAATGGGGTTAGTGCACAAGCCTACGGTGTGAATTTGAATTTTGACCGCTATGGAAAAGCCTATGAATTTATAGAGACGGTCCAACACCTTTGGTCAACTTGGGGTGAGGATGCCTTGCAGCTCAACCATTCGACCAAGGAATTTGCAGATTATGACCAAGTTAAGACGGTAAACATCAAGGGGAATTATGTGCAGACCACCGGTACGCTACCTATTCCACCATCCAAGCAAGGCCAACCCGTCATCATTCATTCAGGTGGTTCTGAAAACAGTATCGCCTTCGCAGGTAAATATGCAGATGTATTTGTCGGTGAATTATATACCATAGAGCAAGGTCAGGCCATGCGTCAAGCGTTGCGGGATGCAGCTGTTGCTAATGGTCGGAATCCAGATGATATCAAGTTTATCGCAGGTGTTATGCCTCTGATGGGTGCGACCAAGAAAGAAGCCATTGAACGCCATGGAACCTTCATAGATGGGAAAACGCTTCTACAACGCATTGCCTATATCGGTTATATTCTAGGAGTGGAGTTCACTCCTGCAGATATTGAGCAGCCGATTTCTTCAGCTATTTTGGACGCTGTTCAGATTACACCTTTCAGTGACCCACGAACTGAAAATGTCATTCGTGTGGCGCGTGAGGGTTGGACCCTGCGTGAAGTGGTTTACCACTCAGTGATTGACTATCACCCAACTGCAGTTGGTACTCCCAAAGATATTGCTGACTACTTGACAGACTGGTTTGAGGCAGGTGCTGCAGATGGATTCTGGGTTATGCCCGACTCCTTTGGAGTTGATTTGCCACGCTTTGTCGATGAGGTTGTCCCAATTCTCCAAGAACGAGGCCTTTTCCATAAGGACTATGAGGGCGAAACCTTGCGTGACCACCTCGGTCTTGATTACCAGTACGGCGTGAGAAAATAG
- a CDS encoding TetR/AcrR family transcriptional regulator, whose protein sequence is MERVKRKESLFVESVVEALWELLEDKSFEKVSVSELVERAGIGRVTFYRNFSNKEEVLERSFNLELQAWLTNRQIDLSDWSDAHLLLALRQFFDFWYEQQDKIRLLTANHLDYLLEEVLDRYFKERLGDMTDDFHLQFIVGGFFRVLKTWVARGCKESPDDIMRLMGEQ, encoded by the coding sequence ATGGAAAGAGTGAAGCGGAAAGAGTCGTTATTTGTGGAGAGTGTCGTGGAGGCTCTGTGGGAGTTGTTGGAAGACAAATCCTTTGAAAAGGTTAGTGTGTCAGAGTTGGTGGAGCGAGCTGGCATCGGTCGAGTAACTTTTTATAGGAACTTTTCTAATAAGGAAGAGGTTCTCGAACGGTCCTTCAACTTGGAATTGCAAGCCTGGTTGACCAATCGGCAGATTGACTTGTCGGATTGGTCAGATGCCCATCTCTTACTAGCTTTACGGCAATTTTTTGACTTTTGGTATGAGCAACAGGATAAGATTCGCTTATTGACTGCCAACCATTTGGACTACTTGCTCGAGGAGGTCTTGGATCGCTATTTCAAAGAAAGGCTGGGGGACATGACTGATGATTTTCACCTGCAATTTATCGTAGGAGGATTTTTCCGAGTGCTCAAAACCTGGGTTGCTAGAGGCTGTAAGGAAAGCCCTGATGACATCATGCGGTTGATGGGTGAGCAATAG
- a CDS encoding alpha/beta hydrolase — translation MMVDKKEKAKRRLKKITLVIMGAVLAILAVLFFGTRIVTRNAYPRVDRPEFSYQWFYDHYEDTLPRKQVSIQSGENELAGFIYGEENDKGLVVLSHGSGAYHEFYMKEIVWFVQHGYRVFAADYTASGHSEGEQTGGLSKTPIDLDIILTYIEQDDSLNKLPKVLIGHSWGAYGVTAVLNYDHDIKAVVSLASYNEPAKQLADILGRTVSPILYGLEPFFRMNNIVDYGKYGTLTAVDGINQSGVPVMIVHGTGDQMIPYDGDALTAYRDKITNPNVEWVILTEEGHNDHGSFLMTKEAEELEKPFSEKIAELKKQYGDEIPHDELEQLYSNIDQELMNTPNEEFMQTFNNFFEKYIQ, via the coding sequence ATGATGGTTGACAAGAAGGAAAAGGCGAAAAGAAGACTTAAAAAAATCACTTTGGTGATTATGGGAGCCGTTTTGGCAATCCTTGCAGTGTTATTTTTTGGGACTCGGATTGTGACAAGAAATGCTTATCCTAGAGTGGATAGACCAGAGTTTTCCTATCAATGGTTTTATGACCACTATGAGGATACGCTACCAAGAAAGCAGGTTTCTATCCAATCAGGTGAAAATGAACTTGCTGGATTTATCTATGGAGAGGAGAACGATAAGGGTTTAGTGGTATTGTCACATGGTAGTGGTGCTTATCACGAATTCTATATGAAGGAGATTGTTTGGTTTGTTCAACATGGTTACAGGGTTTTTGCTGCCGACTATACAGCTAGTGGCCATAGTGAAGGAGAACAGACAGGAGGACTTAGCAAAACTCCTATTGACCTGGATATTATCCTTACCTATATTGAGCAGGACGATAGCTTGAACAAATTGCCTAAGGTGCTAATCGGACATTCGTGGGGGGCTTATGGTGTGACAGCAGTGTTGAACTATGACCATGATATTAAAGCTGTCGTCAGCCTTGCTTCATACAACGAACCAGCAAAACAATTGGCAGATATTCTCGGCAGAACGGTTTCACCGATACTCTATGGACTTGAACCATTCTTCCGTATGAATAATATTGTTGATTACGGTAAGTATGGTACATTGACAGCGGTGGATGGTATCAATCAAAGCGGTGTTCCAGTCATGATTGTTCATGGGACAGGCGATCAAATGATCCCTTATGATGGTGATGCCTTGACTGCCTATCGTGATAAAATCACAAATCCTAATGTGGAATGGGTCATTCTTACTGAGGAAGGTCATAATGACCATGGCTCCTTCCTTATGACCAAAGAAGCAGAGGAACTGGAAAAGCCTTTTAGCGAGAAAATAGCAGAATTAAAAAAACAGTACGGTGATGAAATACCACATGATGAGCTTGAACAGCTGTACAGTAATATTGATCAGGAACTGATGAATACACCGAATGAAGAGTTTATGCAGACATTCAATAATTTCTTTGAAAAATATATCCAATAG
- a CDS encoding pectin acetylesterase-family hydrolase produces the protein MKKVWKIVAAVTVVLALLGFIAYKKTFGWSAPELVDQTPQVNEWYRLSPEGVVDSQGNQAHGLLRIGKEKNKVMVYFFGGGVSINEETASGGTRYFVTTTGHQDYVATWGIGSPQEDNPFKDWTMIVLPYGTGDFHAGTQNFSYIDDKGKEQVVHHQGYSNLMSILAAAKAHIGNPDTLLVTGFSAGGFATSLLADDVISHFPTAKNVTVAVDSSFLRHDNWKSIAENVWKTPTSISDRLHSDNIVLDSLVALHEKRGDSVKILFDISYRDGILQQYQAYIDQGKLADATEESSEHFQKELKKMIQELQSKIDGVGIFIWNYGQDEKTTATQHTTINFSTFFTPMSQDKSVAEWLDDAVNGEVKSYGLELLD, from the coding sequence ATGAAAAAAGTTTGGAAAATAGTAGCGGCTGTAACAGTTGTTCTAGCCTTGCTTGGTTTTATTGCCTACAAAAAGACATTTGGCTGGTCAGCTCCTGAGCTTGTTGACCAGACCCCACAAGTGAATGAATGGTACCGCCTCAGTCCTGAAGGGGTTGTAGATTCTCAGGGTAATCAGGCACACGGCCTGCTTCGTATCGGTAAAGAGAAGAATAAGGTGATGGTCTATTTCTTCGGTGGTGGTGTGAGTATCAATGAAGAGACTGCTAGTGGTGGCACACGCTATTTTGTGACCACAACTGGCCATCAAGATTATGTCGCAACTTGGGGAATTGGAAGTCCGCAGGAAGACAATCCATTTAAGGACTGGACTATGATTGTCCTTCCTTATGGGACAGGAGATTTTCATGCAGGTACCCAAAACTTTTCTTATATAGATGATAAGGGAAAAGAGCAGGTAGTCCATCACCAAGGTTATTCCAATCTGATGAGTATTTTAGCAGCAGCCAAGGCTCACATAGGCAATCCAGATACGCTTCTGGTAACTGGATTTTCAGCTGGAGGATTTGCGACCTCACTGCTAGCGGATGATGTCATTTCTCATTTTCCAACAGCGAAAAATGTCACCGTTGCAGTGGACAGTTCCTTTTTGAGACATGATAATTGGAAAAGCATTGCGGAAAATGTCTGGAAGACACCGACTTCTATTAGTGACCGCCTGCATTCAGATAATATTGTTTTAGATAGCTTAGTAGCCCTCCATGAGAAACGCGGGGATAGTGTTAAGATATTGTTTGACATTTCCTATCGAGATGGGATTCTTCAGCAGTATCAGGCCTATATTGACCAAGGGAAACTAGCAGATGCAACTGAAGAGAGCAGTGAGCACTTTCAAAAAGAACTTAAAAAAATGATTCAAGAACTGCAATCTAAGATTGATGGTGTGGGTATTTTTATCTGGAACTATGGTCAAGATGAAAAGACCACAGCTACTCAGCACACCACCATTAACTTCTCAACATTCTTTACCCCTATGTCTCAAGACAAGAGTGTGGCAGAATGGCTGGATGATGCAGTTAACGGAGAGGTAAAAAGTTACGGGTTAGAACTACTAGATTAG
- a CDS encoding alpha/beta hydrolase codes for MKKVLIGIGIFIACLGIGFLFLASKPSVASNYTEVVETGGAVEKKYLGLGNYDVSYLEINALQNFKKYELYYPTSIETETRTFPVVIFSNGTGVRASKYAAVLKHLASWGFIVIGTEEEYSWNGFSSEMSLRLAIKLNDNKTVEGLKLNPFFSKVDLDKVGLSGHSQGGVGVFNAVTEQKHGNMIKTIYAASPANLELSSNLEWDYDPSLISVPTFLVSGTGAGDEDLVVSGKQLTQIYETLPATITKVMDRRKEAGHGDMLSLPND; via the coding sequence ATGAAAAAAGTTTTAATCGGCATTGGGATTTTTATAGCTTGTTTGGGTATTGGTTTCCTGTTTTTAGCCAGCAAGCCCTCGGTTGCTTCTAACTACACAGAAGTGGTTGAAACGGGAGGAGCTGTCGAGAAAAAGTATCTTGGGCTAGGAAACTATGATGTTTCCTATCTCGAAATCAATGCTTTACAAAATTTCAAAAAATATGAACTATATTATCCTACAAGTATTGAAACAGAAACCAGAACATTTCCAGTTGTGATATTTTCTAATGGTACCGGTGTTAGAGCTTCTAAGTATGCGGCTGTTTTGAAACATTTGGCTTCTTGGGGCTTTATTGTGATTGGTACTGAGGAAGAATATTCTTGGAATGGATTTTCATCCGAAATGAGCTTGCGACTTGCTATCAAGCTAAATGATAATAAGACTGTTGAAGGTCTAAAGTTAAATCCTTTCTTTAGTAAAGTTGATTTAGATAAGGTCGGCCTATCGGGTCATTCTCAAGGAGGAGTTGGGGTCTTTAATGCTGTTACAGAACAAAAACATGGCAATATGATCAAAACCATCTACGCTGCAAGTCCTGCCAATTTAGAACTTTCTAGTAATTTAGAATGGGACTATGACCCGAGTTTGATCTCTGTTCCGACCTTTCTTGTCTCAGGTACGGGTGCTGGAGATGAGGATTTGGTAGTGTCTGGCAAGCAGTTGACACAGATTTATGAGACATTACCAGCTACCATCACAAAGGTAATGGATCGGAGAAAAGAAGCTGGACATGGTGATATGCTTAGTCTTCCAAATGACTGA
- a CDS encoding IS110 family transposase encodes MFHFTTLFIGMDVHKESFSLCYYDMMTNQFKHSTKVSPNVSYIVNYVNELRRLYGQDAEVLCGYEAGCLGFTLYHQLQAHGIPCIVMAPTTVMKEGSKRVKTDKKDAAQLAKALAFRSYQPVHIPTAEDEQVKEYIRMRTDHKVALKKIKQQILAFCLRHDFRYTEGSSNWTQKHVRWLRSLKPEGLYAEILTEYLLTYEKLVDQIERYDARIEQLGQSDSYQEKVSRLSCFIGIKTLTALSIVTEIGDFNRFATAQHFASYLGLTPSENSSGDKERRGAITKAGNSHVRRLLIEAAQSLAKGTIGYKSKELKRRQSGNRVEVIAYADKANERLRRRYRTLVLGKNKKQNVAKTAIARELSGFIWGMMTGRIA; translated from the coding sequence ATGTTTCATTTTACCACACTTTTCATCGGAATGGATGTTCACAAAGAAAGTTTTTCACTCTGCTATTATGATATGATGACCAATCAATTCAAACATAGCACTAAAGTTAGTCCAAATGTTAGCTATATTGTGAACTATGTGAATGAGCTTCGTCGTTTATATGGTCAAGATGCAGAAGTGTTATGTGGCTACGAAGCTGGATGCCTCGGATTTACCCTATATCACCAGCTACAAGCTCACGGGATTCCCTGTATCGTGATGGCACCTACAACGGTAATGAAGGAAGGATCTAAGCGTGTTAAGACTGATAAGAAAGATGCGGCTCAGCTCGCAAAAGCTCTGGCCTTTCGTAGCTATCAGCCTGTTCATATTCCTACTGCTGAGGATGAACAAGTCAAAGAATATATCCGTATGAGAACAGACCACAAAGTGGCTCTGAAGAAAATCAAACAACAAATTCTTGCCTTCTGTCTCCGACATGATTTTCGCTATACCGAGGGAAGCAGTAATTGGACACAGAAACATGTTCGCTGGCTCCGTTCCCTAAAACCTGAGGGACTTTACGCAGAGATTTTGACAGAATATCTATTGACCTATGAGAAATTAGTAGATCAAATAGAACGGTATGATGCACGAATTGAGCAACTGGGTCAAAGCGACAGTTATCAAGAGAAGGTCTCACGGCTTTCTTGCTTTATTGGCATTAAAACACTAACTGCTCTTTCCATTGTGACAGAAATCGGTGATTTTAATCGCTTTGCGACAGCTCAACATTTTGCTTCTTATCTTGGGCTAACTCCTAGCGAAAATTCTAGCGGCGACAAGGAGAGAAGAGGTGCTATCACCAAAGCTGGGAATAGCCATGTGAGACGACTTCTGATAGAAGCTGCACAATCATTGGCTAAGGGGACGATTGGGTATAAATCCAAAGAATTGAAAAGGAGACAAAGTGGAAACCGAGTGGAGGTGATTGCTTATGCGGATAAGGCTAATGAACGCTTAAGAAGACGTTATCGCACACTTGTTCTAGGAAAAAATAAGAAACAAAATGTTGCTAAAACAGCTATTGCACGAGAATTGTCTGGTTTTATTTGGGGGATGATGACAGGAAGAATAGCTTGA
- a CDS encoding LPXTG cell wall anchor domain-containing protein — MAYGEASLLYASTVSVQYQYIAQDELTSSEKDSVLSKLKTVSPSKEIATENQTIYLIYKTEPKKIFGILPATGETGINLLTIGGELLLVLGISLVGKGKISSILLLTATGSILPIQSIQALESNLLADYNQVHQLKVGDQLPNPSNIKQYQYVGYVTDKDIGPQSTENKESSSTTASSQQQDSTDSAINNETLLFNLKKVANNIGADHKLASIVE, encoded by the coding sequence GTGGCCTATGGGGAAGCCAGCCTCCTATATGCATCGACGGTATCTGTTCAATATCAATATATTGCACAAGATGAACTAACAAGTTCAGAGAAGGATTCTGTCTTATCTAAGCTGAAAACTGTCTCACCTTCCAAAGAAATAGCTACGGAGAATCAAACAATCTATCTCATCTACAAGACCGAACCTAAAAAAATATTTGGGATTCTTCCAGCTACAGGGGAGACCGGGATTAATCTATTAACGATTGGAGGGGAACTTCTTCTAGTTCTAGGAATAAGTTTGGTTGGAAAAGGCAAAATTTCATCCATCCTTCTTCTGACCGCCACTGGTTCTATTCTACCTATCCAGAGTATCCAGGCTCTAGAAAGCAATTTACTTGCAGACTACAATCAGGTTCATCAGCTAAAAGTCGGAGACCAACTTCCTAATCCAAGTAACATAAAGCAGTATCAGTATGTAGGCTATGTCACTGACAAGGATATAGGTCCGCAATCTACCGAAAATAAAGAGAGCTCCTCCACAACTGCATCATCTCAGCAGCAAGATAGTACCGATAGTGCTATAAATAATGAAACCTTGCTCTTCAATCTAAAAAAGGTTGCCAACAATATTGGCGCAGACCACAAATTGGCTAGTATAGTCGAATGA
- the secA gene encoding preprotein translocase subunit SecA: protein MVTNVLRSLIENDKGELRKLEKMADKVFSYADEMEALTDEQLQAKTAEFKERYNNGESLDDLLYEAYAVVREGARRVLGLYPYKVQVMGGIVLHNGDVPEMRTGEGKTLTATMPVYLNALSGQGVHVVTVNEYLSTRDATEMGELYSWLGLSVGINLAAKSPLEKREAYNCDITYSTNSEIGFDYLRDNMVVRAEDMVQRPLNYALVDEVDSILIDEARTPLIVSGAQGSETNQLYFLADNLVKSLTTEDYIIDIPSKTIGLSDSGIDKAEKFFKLDNLYDIENVAITHFLDNALRANYIMTYDIDYLVNEDQEVMIIDPFTGRTMEGRRYSDGLHQAIEAKEGVPVQNESKTSASITYQNLFRMYKKLSGMTGTGKTEEEEFREIYNIRVVPIPTNRPIARVDHEDLLYPSLEYKFNAVIADVKRRYEKGQPVLVGTVAVETSDLISQKLVAAGVPHEVLNAKNHYREAQIIMNAGQRGAVTIATNMAGRGTDIKLGPGVRELGGLCVIGTERHESRRIDNQLRGRSGRQGDPGESQFYLSLEDDLMKRFGSERIKVFMERMNLTEEESVIKSKMLTRQVESAQKRVEGNNYDSRKQVLQYDDVMREQREIIYRQRQDVITANRDLAPEIKAMMKRTIERQVAGHFLGSKDEAIDGIIKFAHANLVDDDTLSKATFEAMNQKEIVEELYERALRVYDSQVKKLRDEERVREFQKVLILRVVDNKWTDHIDALDQLRNAVSLRGYAQNNPIVEYQSEAFTMFNDMIGAIEFEVTRLMMKAQIHDNIERERTSQEAHTTAVKNIMPNQSHAIQENVSFEGVDRNDPCPCQSGKKFKNCHGRK from the coding sequence ATGGTAACAAATGTACTTCGTTCTCTCATTGAAAATGATAAGGGAGAGCTAAGAAAACTTGAGAAAATGGCAGACAAGGTCTTCTCGTATGCCGATGAAATGGAAGCGCTGACTGATGAACAGTTGCAAGCTAAGACAGCAGAATTTAAGGAGCGATACAATAACGGTGAATCCCTCGATGATCTTTTGTACGAAGCTTATGCGGTAGTCCGTGAAGGAGCTCGTCGCGTATTGGGCCTCTATCCCTACAAGGTTCAGGTTATGGGAGGAATCGTTCTTCACAACGGTGACGTTCCAGAAATGCGTACTGGTGAAGGTAAAACTCTGACTGCAACGATGCCTGTTTATTTGAATGCCTTGTCTGGTCAAGGTGTTCACGTAGTGACGGTTAACGAGTATCTTTCTACTCGTGATGCGACTGAAATGGGTGAATTGTATTCATGGCTTGGTCTATCAGTTGGTATCAACTTAGCTGCTAAATCACCCTTGGAAAAACGTGAGGCCTATAACTGCGATATTACTTATTCGACCAACTCAGAGATTGGTTTTGACTACCTCCGAGACAATATGGTTGTTCGCGCAGAAGACATGGTTCAACGTCCTCTCAATTATGCCTTGGTCGATGAAGTTGACTCAATCTTGATTGACGAAGCTCGTACGCCGTTGATTGTATCTGGTGCACAAGGTTCTGAAACAAACCAGTTGTATTTCTTGGCAGATAATCTTGTTAAATCTTTGACAACAGAAGATTACATCATAGACATTCCATCTAAGACGATTGGTCTGTCTGATTCAGGTATTGACAAAGCAGAGAAATTCTTCAAGTTAGATAACCTCTACGATATTGAAAATGTAGCCATTACCCATTTCTTGGATAATGCACTTCGTGCCAACTACATTATGACCTATGATATTGACTATCTGGTCAATGAAGACCAAGAGGTCATGATTATCGATCCATTTACAGGTCGTACGATGGAAGGTCGTCGTTATTCTGATGGACTTCACCAAGCTATCGAAGCTAAGGAAGGTGTACCGGTTCAAAACGAGTCTAAGACAAGTGCCTCTATTACCTACCAAAACCTTTTCCGTATGTATAAAAAATTATCAGGGATGACGGGTACTGGTAAAACAGAAGAGGAAGAATTCCGTGAAATCTACAACATCCGTGTTGTACCAATTCCAACCAACCGTCCAATCGCGCGTGTTGACCACGAAGATTTACTCTATCCAAGTCTAGAATACAAATTTAATGCCGTTATTGCTGATGTGAAGAGACGCTATGAGAAAGGGCAACCTGTCTTGGTCGGTACAGTTGCGGTTGAAACTTCTGATTTGATTTCTCAAAAATTGGTAGCTGCAGGTGTCCCTCACGAAGTATTGAATGCTAAAAACCACTATCGTGAAGCGCAGATTATTATGAATGCTGGTCAGCGTGGTGCGGTCACTATTGCGACCAACATGGCGGGACGCGGTACCGATATTAAGTTAGGTCCAGGGGTACGTGAACTTGGTGGGCTGTGTGTTATTGGTACTGAGCGCCATGAAAGTCGTCGTATTGATAACCAGCTTCGTGGACGTTCAGGTCGTCAAGGTGACCCAGGTGAATCACAATTCTATCTATCTCTCGAAGATGACTTGATGAAACGCTTTGGTTCAGAACGCATCAAAGTATTTATGGAGCGTATGAATCTAACAGAAGAAGAGTCCGTTATCAAGTCTAAAATGTTGACACGTCAAGTTGAATCTGCTCAGAAGCGTGTGGAAGGGAACAACTACGACTCACGTAAACAAGTCCTTCAATATGACGATGTGATGCGTGAGCAACGTGAAATCATCTATCGCCAACGCCAGGATGTTATTACTGCTAACCGTGATTTGGCTCCTGAAATCAAAGCGATGATGAAACGGACGATTGAACGCCAAGTTGCTGGTCACTTCCTTGGTTCGAAAGATGAAGCTATTGATGGAATTATCAAATTTGCGCATGCAAATCTCGTTGACGATGATACCTTGAGTAAAGCTACTTTTGAAGCAATGAATCAGAAAGAGATTGTCGAAGAGCTCTATGAACGTGCTTTGAGAGTCTATGATTCGCAAGTGAAAAAATTACGCGATGAAGAACGTGTACGCGAATTCCAGAAAGTTCTTATCCTTCGTGTTGTGGATAACAAATGGACAGACCATATTGATGCCTTGGATCAATTGCGCAATGCAGTCAGTCTTCGTGGATACGCTCAAAACAATCCAATCGTTGAATATCAATCAGAAGCATTTACTATGTTCAACGATATGATTGGGGCTATCGAGTTTGAAGTAACCCGTTTGATGATGAAGGCGCAAATTCATGACAATATTGAGCGTGAGCGTACAAGTCAAGAAGCACATACGACAGCTGTTAAGAATATTATGCCGAACCAATCGCATGCAATTCAGGAGAATGTATCTTTTGAAGGTGTTGATCGTAACGATCCATGCCCATGCCAGTCTGGTAAGAAATTTAAAAATTGTCACGGCCGTAAATAG
- the acpS gene encoding holo-ACP synthase, whose product MIVGHGIDLQEMAAIESARIKHQGFPQKILTEKEFERYQSLSGRRQLEYLAGRWSAKEALTKALGTGIGKIGFHDIEILNTSKGVPYVTKSPFDGNIWLSISHSGNFVQASVILEEKDD is encoded by the coding sequence ATGATAGTAGGACATGGCATTGACCTTCAGGAGATGGCGGCGATTGAAAGTGCCAGAATCAAACACCAAGGGTTTCCCCAAAAGATTCTCACAGAGAAAGAATTTGAACGGTATCAAAGTCTGTCCGGTCGCCGTCAGTTAGAATATTTAGCTGGACGTTGGTCAGCCAAAGAAGCACTGACCAAGGCCTTGGGGACAGGCATTGGTAAGATAGGATTTCATGATATTGAAATTCTGAATACCAGCAAAGGAGTTCCCTATGTGACGAAGAGTCCCTTTGATGGGAATATTTGGCTCAGCATTAGCCATTCAGGAAATTTTGTACAAGCTAGTGTGATTTTGGAGGAGAAAGATGATTGA
- the alr gene encoding alanine racemase: protein MIESEHRPTQIRVDLDAIAENFEQVMTNLPHKTEAFAVVKANAYGHGAVAVAKKLSSQAAGFCVSNLDEALELRKAGIEHPILILGVVPVRFLPVAHQLNISVTVASLDWLQDAKDLEADLSGLTVHLKLDTGMGRIGFRKIADLLQAIAILEELEYDIEGVYTHFATADEVEQAHFEGQLSVFKEFLDVLPITPRWIHASNSATSIWHADTVFNLVRLGNILYGLNPSGRVLELPFDVQPALSLVSEIVHVKQVEAGTTIGYGATYHSTDSEWIATVPIGYADGLVRSLQGLSVLVDGQACEIVGRISMDQITIRLPHAYPLGQKVTLIGQDRDKTISVQEWADRIGTINYEVVCLLTDRLPRIFE from the coding sequence ATGATTGAAAGTGAACATCGACCCACGCAAATTCGGGTTGACTTAGATGCGATTGCGGAAAATTTCGAGCAAGTAATGACCAACTTGCCCCATAAGACCGAAGCATTTGCAGTTGTTAAGGCGAATGCTTATGGTCATGGAGCTGTTGCGGTAGCGAAAAAGTTATCCAGTCAAGCAGCTGGTTTTTGTGTTTCGAATTTGGATGAAGCATTAGAGTTACGTAAAGCAGGTATCGAGCATCCTATCTTGATTTTAGGAGTGGTTCCTGTACGTTTTTTACCAGTAGCTCATCAACTCAATATCAGTGTGACAGTTGCCAGTCTGGACTGGTTGCAAGATGCAAAAGACTTAGAGGCTGATTTATCTGGTCTAACTGTCCATCTTAAGCTGGATACAGGTATGGGGCGGATTGGTTTTAGAAAAATAGCCGATTTGCTACAAGCGATTGCTATCCTTGAAGAATTAGAGTATGACATCGAAGGAGTTTATACTCATTTTGCTACTGCGGATGAGGTTGAACAGGCGCACTTCGAGGGTCAACTGTCTGTTTTTAAAGAATTTTTGGATGTTCTACCAATTACTCCGCGCTGGATTCATGCCAGCAATTCAGCAACAAGCATTTGGCATGCTGATACAGTATTTAACCTGGTTCGTTTGGGAAACATTCTTTATGGACTTAATCCAAGTGGACGAGTGCTAGAACTCCCGTTTGATGTTCAACCAGCCTTATCTCTCGTATCTGAAATTGTTCATGTAAAGCAGGTTGAAGCTGGCACAACAATTGGCTACGGAGCTACTTATCACAGCACCGATTCAGAATGGATTGCGACCGTTCCGATAGGATATGCAGACGGTCTCGTACGAAGCTTACAAGGCTTATCAGTCCTAGTCGATGGGCAGGCCTGTGAAATTGTAGGGCGTATTTCGATGGACCAGATCACCATTCGTTTACCTCATGCTTATCCGCTTGGTCAAAAAGTCACCCTAATCGGTCAAGATAGAGATAAAACGATCTCTGTTCAGGAGTGGGCTGATCGCATCGGAACCATAAATTACGAGGTGGTTTGTCTTTTGACAGATCGTCTACCTCGAATTTTTGAGTAA